A single Hippocampus zosterae strain Florida chromosome 17, ASM2543408v3, whole genome shotgun sequence DNA region contains:
- the LOC127589387 gene encoding coiled-coil domain-containing protein 134-like, with the protein MWGVCVTFLALASLSSGDTDTLKPRHDSNLQIYKRLFETKRRDQLNALKNLVELNDINQQYKIIDIMLKGLFKVLEDSKEILVSANMRPNDPFPLDDKIKEAYSHIVENTAFFGDVALRFPRIVHHYFDRNADWGGLLRWGLHFCNQTGVFTGGAHQHVLTLMSQELGITEKSADFINPYRTERDDVLHTAEAFQKILREEEKRRRKEEKRKEIRKGPRISRSRSEL; encoded by the exons ATGTGGGGCGTATGCGTGACGTTTCTGGCGCTCGCCTCCCTCAGCTCAGGAGACACCGACACACTCAAGCCAAGACACGACTCCAACCTGCAGATCT ATAAGCGTCTGTTTGAAACAAAGAGAAGAGATCAACTCAACGCGCTGAAGAATCTGGTGGAGCTGAATGACATCAACCAGCAGTATAAGATCATCGACATCATGCTCAAGGGCCTCTTCAAG GTTTTGGAAGACTCCAAAGAAATCCTGGTCTCAGCCAACATGCGGCCCAATGACCCATTCCCTCTGGACGATAAAATCAAAGAAG CTTATTCCCACATCGTGGAGAACACGGCATTTTTTGGCGACGTGGCGTTGCGCTTTCCACGCATTGTCCACCACTACTTTGACCGCAATGCCGACTGGGGTGGACTGCTGCGGTGGGGGCTTCATTTTTGCAACCAGACCGGCGTTTTCACAGGAGGAGCCCACCAACATGTCCTCACACTG ATGTCGCAAGAACTGGGAATAACAGAGAAATCTGCGGACTTCATCAACCCTTACCGGACAGAAAGAGACGAT GTGCTTCACACTGCGGAGGCCTTCCAGAAGATCCTGAGGGAGgaagagaagaggaggaggaaggaggagaagaGGAAAGAAATCCGAAAAGGCCCTCGCATATCTCGCTCCCGCAGCGAGCTATAG
- the LOC127589369 gene encoding ankyrin repeat and fibronectin type-III domain-containing protein 1-like isoform X2, producing the protein MGNPPHHRRSLSPVSPKRLYRNLSVRLRGRESSVGGEADTPKHLGKSADAYKTLWDAVENEDTLAVQSLLSRIHNNCRGGGGGGGGGGTLWERGEKKERDWVKDRERGVNRVSEQGLVPLDVAALTHNSPLLHVLVKAGAKHNPILLRPEEWAIKLDDLVTLAKERVDEKKQELLKKAGAGSHAQADVHRQIRLWSLRLQLYCRMKENFHHTELPGPPCQVSIVVTSTSSLFVAIKELEGDRTGLITCYKVEWSTSESFKRILGSAQVTETKNPSCSIRGLIAGVDYFVRASAYNVKGWGPPRSSTPVSAAPSSWKECSGVKSQDRNHESLVRKLLEDAGEPHNRAYYKEIPKASSPSMRLSMARGIKQLFQSATKFVRLLQRGVYLATVFYHKENILVTAEDQLPLVEIPCCSTTLTHNFVWFAKLSCAWEQVPWLQQELSSAHSSSSSLLQNRHNILKAVSQLQSSLGTKDLGQVYYEPLKDRQGNILLVTLKEFPNANSHPEPPLQWMPLTRLEKNRSRAPLLPEPTAMDMLYEHLREKLDYHRHSTRGAKSGLYVGILKLWSSVEQIRVLVPQRLPNLLCHTRVRHNAHVTREEWAWLQSNVYETTSDGVQNLLGSKEDNLVENSSLVEFIRALRAAVSHLLTKLNIPLYRAYQYGVYTRELLQLGDKVSMLLLLPPSEDFSSSYWPLLGTKEGGLTMPLQIFELVHFWTYERDFASQYCRAWVRLDLDTHLAQQALREALDTREVQVARERLNHVTDLSHRLDAVWRDARWIMDCLQCVRSKQWVGAVPLGLVMGGDPPPCPDPEEENERLTARLTWPFRLQSKRAAAETLVGVAPPNVVTAEVSSPAGNLAVVEEAALVLMEGVAKGGYPVDISVQSLADMTSIGQSELGCASTLFESGLEPAPVGPLEAGFAAMDAPEPFGETELFPSSISEVIRPMEMAELVDILPTLSLIEEETPSSPSAPSVMDMIQSFGLGMAEKGSCFHSGNSCLMDGAICGTETILCPNKSKSVNDTNSHHTILFEQDVSSSHTTVPDTDSAPEGNVSLQDPSRGLHFPVRNQAEWDRSFNNSSR; encoded by the exons ATGGG GAACCCGCCGCATCACCGGCGCTCTTTGAGTCCCGTCTCACCCAAGCGGCTCTATAGAAACCTATCAGTCAGGCTAAGGGGACGAGAGTCATCTGTCGGCGGGGAAGCAGACACACCCAAGCACCTCGGAAAATCTGCAGATGCT TACAAGACCTTGTGGGACGCGGTGGAGAATGAAGACACGTTGGCTGTACAAAGTCTGCTGTCCCGAATCCACAATAACTgtagaggaggaggtggaggagggggaggaggaggaaccttgtgggagagaggagaaaagaaagagagagactggGTGAAAGACCGGGAGAGGGGGGTGAACAGAGTCAGCGAACAGGGTCTCGTCCCCCTGGATGTGGCTGCCCTCACCCACAATTCACCTCTGCTTCATGTGCTAGTCAAAGCCGGAGCTAAGCACAACCCGATTT TATTGAGACCGGAAGAATGGGCGATTAAGCTCGATGATCTCGTGACGTTGGCGAAAGAAAGGGTGGATGAGAAGAAGCAGGAGTTACTGAAGAaggccggggcgggctcccACGCGCAGGCCGATGTCCACAGACAAATCAGACTCTGGAGCCTCAGGCTGCAACTTTACTGCCGGATGAAGGAGAATTTCCACCACACAG AACTCCCAGGTCCTCCCTGTCAAGTATCCATTGTGGTGACCAGCACATCTTCTCTGTTTGTGGCAATCAAAGAGCTCGAAGGTGACCGCACGGGGCTCATCACCTGCTACAAGG TGGAATGGAGCACCTCGGAGAGCTTCAAGCGCATCCTTGGCTCAGCCCAAGTTACCGAGACCAAGAATCCCTCCTGCAGTATCCGGGGACTCATCGCT GGAGTGGATTATTTTGTCAGGGCGAGTGCCTACAACGTGAAAGGCTGGGGCCCGCCTCGGTCTTCTACTCCCGTCAGTGCTGCTCCCTCCA GTTGGAAAGAATGCAGTGGTGTCAAGTCCCAAGACAGAAACCATGAATCCCTCGTGAGGAAGCTTCTGGAGGATGCCGGAGAGCCTCATAACAGAGCTTACTACAAAG AGATTCCGAAAGCCTCCAGCCCCAGCATGCGCCTGTCCATGGCTCGGGGCATCAAACAACTGTTCCAGTCTGCTACCAAGTTTGTTCGTCTCTTACAGAG GGGCGTGTACTTGGCAACCGTGTTCTACCACAAGGAAAACATCCTGGTAACTGCGGAAGATCAACTCCCACTGGTGGAGATCCCGTGCTGCTCAACCACTCTCACTCACAACTTTGTTTGGTTTGCCAAG TTGTCCTGCGCATGGGAGCAAGTGCCTTGGCTCCAGCAAGAACTCTCCTCtgctcattcatcttcctcatcccTCCTACAGAATaggcacaatattttaaaagcCGTCTCCCAGCTGCAG TCTTCACTGGGGACAAAAGACCTTGGCCAAGTGTACTACGAACCGCTCAAAGACCGACAGGGCAACATTTTGCTTGTGACATTAAAGGAGTTCCCAAATGCTAACAG CCATCCTGAGCCTCCACTACAATGGATGCCTCTGACTCGCCTGGAGAAGAATCGTAGCAGAGCTCCTCTATTGCCTGAACCCACTGCTATGGATATGCTCTATGAACACCTAAGG GAGAAGCTGGACTATCACAGGCACAGCACTCGGGGGGCCAAATCGGGTCTGTATGTGGGCATCCTGAAACTATGGAGCTCAGTGGAACAAATCAGAGTTCTGGTGCCTCAAAGGCTGCCCAATTTGCTGTGCCACACGAGGGTCCGACACAATGCCCACGTCACCAG GGAAGAGTGGGCGTGGCTCCAGAGCAACGTTTATGAAACAACCAGTGACGGTGTTCAGAACCTACTCGGCAGCAAGGAGGACAACTTGGTGGAAAACAGCAGCCTGGTGGAGTTCATCAGGGCCTTGAGAGCAGCGGTCTCGCATCTTCTGACAAAGCTCAACATCCCCCTCTACAGG GCCTACCAGTATGGCGTATACACCAGAGAGCTGCTGCAGTTAGGAGACAAAGTGTCCATGCTGCTGCTTCTCCCTCCAAGTGAAGACTTTAGCTCCAGCTACTGGCCACTGTTGGGAACCAAAGAGGGCGGCCTGACCATGCCCCTGCAGATCTTTGAGCTGG TACACTTTTGGACATATGAGCGGGACTTTGCGTCCCAGTACTGCCGGGCCTGGGTGAGGCTGGATCTGGACACTCACCTGGCTCAGCAGGCTCTGCGGGAGGCGCTGGACACCAGAGAAGTGCAAGTGGCACGTGAGCGTCTCAACCACGTCACCGACCTGTCCCAT CGTCTGGATGCGGTGTGGCGAGATGCCCGATGGATTATGGACTGTCTGCAGTGCGTTCGGTCCAAGCAGTGGGTGGGAGCGGTGCCTCTTGGGTTGGTCATGGGCGGAGACCCGCCGCCATGCCCCGATCCTGAGGAAGAGAACGAAAGATTGACGGCCAGACTGACGTGGCCCTTCCGGCTGCAGTCAAAGAGGGCCGccgcag AGACTTTAGTCGGCGTGGCTCCACCAAATGTTGTCACGGCCGAAGTGTCCTCTCCAGCAGGAAATTTGGCCGTCGTGGAGGAGGCCGCACTGGTGTTAATGGAAGGCGTTGCAAAGGGAGGCTACCCGGTCGACATCAGTGTCCAATCTCTTGCGGATATGACAAGCATCGGCCAGTCTGAATTGGGATGTGCCAGCACTTTATTTGAATCTGGACTCGAGCCTGCTCCTGTTGGACCCTTGGAAGCAGGCTTCGCAGCGATGGACGCACCCGAGCCCTTCGGTGAGACGGAGCTTTTCCCCTCCAGCATTTCTGAGGTCATCCGCCCAATGGAGATGGCAGAGTTGGTGGATATTTTGCCCACACTGAGTCTTATTGAAGAGGAGACCCCGAGTAGTCCCTCTGCGCCGTCGGTGATGGATATGATTCAAAGCTTTGGACTGGGGATGGCTGAAAAGGGCAGCTGTTTCCACTCGGGGAACTCGTGCTTGATGGATGGGGCCATATGTGGGACTGAGACAATCCTGTGTCCTAACAAAAGCAAGAGCGTGAATGACACAAACTCTCACCATACTATTTTATTTGAACAAGACGTGTCCAGCTCACACACCACGGTGCCTGACACAGACAGTGCCCCGGAAGGTAACGTATCTCTGCAGGATCCCAGTAGGGGACTGCATTTTCCAGTCAGGAACCAGGCCGAATGGGACAGATCATTTAACAATTCCTCCAGATAA